Genomic DNA from Lysobacterales bacterium:
CGACTTCCTGGCCGGCCGCCTGCCGGCCCTGCCCGGCGAGCGGCCGACCCTGAAGGACTGGGCCGACCATGCCACCACCGCCTTCCCGGAGGTGCGCCTGAAGCGCTACCTGGAGATGCGCGGCGCCGACGGCGGGCCCTGGAACCGTCTGTGCGCCCTGCCGGCGTTCTGGGTCGGACTGCTGTACGACCAGACCGCGCTGGATGCCGCCTGGGACCTGGTCAAGGACTTCAGTCCCGCCGAGCGCCACGGCCTTCGCGACGGCGTGCCGCGCCAGGCGCTGAAGACGCCGTTCCGCACCGGCACCCTCAACGACCTGGCGCGCGAGGCGCTGACGATCGCCGCGCACGGCCTGGCCCGGCGCGCGCGCCGCAACCGCCACGGTGCCGACGAACGCGTCTTCCTGGAGCCGCTGCTGGAGTTCGTGGCCAGCGGCAGCTGCCCGGCCGAGCGCAAGCTCGAGCTGTACGAGGGCGACTGGAAGCACAGCGTCGATCCCCTGTTCAGGGAGTTCGCCTACTGACGCCGATCCGGGCGCGGCCGCCGCGGTGTGCCAGAATCCGGGACGATACAGGCATGGGCCGGGCGGCAGGCCTGCCCTGGTCGGTGGCGCCGGCGATCCGGCCAGTGAACTACCCCAGCCATGCATTCGCCCACTTCCGAGAATCCGAGATGAGCCAGATCGAAGCGCGTGCCCTGCAGGACGACGAACTGCAGCAGCTCGACCAGCTGCTGGAGACCTACGGCGACGCCGACGAGCGCATGGACCTGGAGATGCTCGACGGCTTCGCCTGCGCCATCGCCCTGGCGCCGCAACCGCTCGACCTGACCAGCCAGGCCGACGAGGTGATGGGCCGTGCACCGGCCTGGCAGGAGGGCGACGAGGCCGTGTTCACCGGCCTGCTGGCCAGGTTCGAGGTGCGCATCGCGCAGCGTCTGGCGGAGACCGGCGATCCCGACGATCCGGCCAGCCTGGAACGGCAGATGCCGCTGATCGCCTTTCCCGAGGACATCGACCTCGACGACCTCGACGAGGACGACGACCCGATGGCGGCGCTGCCGGCGGATTTCCCTGCCGGCCTGGGCTGGGGCATCGGCTTCATGGCCGGCGTCGGCCTCGACGAGGACGGCTGGGACCGCTGGGCGGAAGCCGACGAGCGGGTCGCCGAACTGCTCGACCAGGCCATGGAGCTGACCCTGTGCGAGCCCGAGCAGCTCCAGGAGATCGGCGACCCGGAAGGCGAGCTGCCCAGCCTGGACGACCGCATGTCGATCCTGGCCGGCCTGCCCGGCCTGCTCGCGGCGGTGCGGGCCGCGCGCCCGGCCGGCTCGACGCGCCGCCACTGACCGCGCGCCACGCGTCGCCCGGCGCGCGCCATCGATCGCGCGCGGCCGCGTCTGCGCCGCGATTTGCGGTCGCCACGGTGGCCCGTCGCGCCTCAGCATCTGCGTTCCTGCCGCCCGCGCCCGCCATGTAGGCTTCGCCGATGGACAAGAGATCCGAAGACGCCTTCGAAGCGGCCCGCGCCAGCGACTTCGTGCCCTCCGACGGCCCCCTGCGCGGCGACGTGCGCCGGCTGGGGGCGCTGGTCGGCGAGTTGCTGGCGGACCAGGTCGACGTCGCCTTCCTGGAGGCGATCGAGGCGATCCGGCAGGCGTCGATCCGGCGCCGCGAGACCGATGCCCCGGTCGACGAGCTGGGCGCGCTGCTGTCGAGGGTGCCCGACGACCGGGTGGAGCCCACCGTGCGCGCCTTCGCCGCCTTCTTCCAGGCCGCCAACCTCGCCGAGCGCGTGCATCGCATCCGTCGCCGGCGGGATTACCAGCGTGCCGGCGCCGCACCGCAACCCGGCGGCCTGCATGCGGTGATGCTGGCGCTCCGGGAGGCCGGCGTCACGCTCGGTGAGCTGGGCGAACTGCTGCCCAGGCTGCGCATCGAACCGGTGTTCACCGCCCACCCGACCGAGGCGGTGCGGCGCGCCCTGCTCGAGAAGGAACGCACCCTGGTCGCCTGCCTGGTCGGCGACATCGATGGCGGCCGCACGCCGGACGAACGCCGCACCGACGAGGCGCGCATGCGCATGGCCCTGACCAGCGCCTGGCAGACCGCCGATGCGGCGCCCGAGAAGCCGCGGGTCAGCGACGAATTCGAGCACGTCAGCTTCTACCTCACCGAAGTCCTGTACCGCGTGGTGCCGGTGTTCTACGAAGTGCTCGAGGACGCCATCGTGCAGGCCTGGGGCGCGTTGCCCGCCGTGCCGCCGGTGCTGCGCTTCGGCACCTGGGTGGGCGGCGACATGGATGGCAACCCCAACGTCGGCGCCACCACAATCGCCGGTGCCCTGGGCGTGCAGCGGGCGCTGGTGCTCGAGGCCTACCGCCACGACCTGCGCCATCTCGGCGACCTGCTCAGCCAGACCCCGTCGCGGATCGGCATCGATGCCGCGGTGCTGGCGCGCCTGGCGCGCTACCGGGAGATGCTGCCGGAGGCTGCCGCCCGATTGCGCCCGCGCCATGCCGACATGCCGTACCGCCAGTTGCTCGGCCTGATGGCCGCCAGGCTGGCGGATACGGCGCGCGACGGCGAGGCCGCCTACCCCGGGCCGGGCGCCCTGCTCGACGACCTGGCGCTGCTGGCCACCAGCCTGGCCGGCAATCGGGGCGAACACGCCGGCCTGTTCGCGGTGCAGCGGATGCAGCGCAAGGTGCAGACCTTCGGGTTCCACCTGGCCGGTCTCGATGTCCGTCAGGATTCCGGCGTGCACGCCGTGGCGGTGGCGGCGCTGCTGGGCGACCCGGACTGGCCGGCGCGCAGCGCCGGCGAGCGTGCCCGCAGCCTGGCACCGTTGCTGGCAGGCAGTGCGGCCGCGGTGGCCGGCGAGGGTCCGCAGCCCGCGCGCGCCAGCCTGGCGGTGTTCCGGACCCTGGCGCAGGCCCGGGTCCGCTACGGCGAGGCCGCGGTCGGCCCCTACATCATCAGCATGAGCCGCTGCGCGGCCGATGCCCTGGCCGTGCTGGCGCTCGCCCGCGCCGGCGGTTGCGTCGACGACCACGGCTCGGTCCCGCTGGACGTCGCGCCGCTGTTCGAGACCGTGCACGACCTCGCCGGTGCGCCGGCGGTCTTGCAGGCGCTGCTGGCAGATACCGCCTATCGCGCCCATCTGGCGCGCCGCGGCCAGCGCCAGATGGTGATGCTGGGCTACTCCGACAGCGCCAAGGACGGCGGCCTGGCGGCCGCCCGCTGGGCCTTGCAGCGCGCCCAGGTGGAGCTGTCCGAGCTGGGCCGCGCCGAGGGCGTCCACGTCGAGTTCTTCCATGGTCGCGGCGGCTCGATCAGCCGCGGCGGCGGCAAGACCGAACGGGCGGTGATCGCCGCGCCGCGCGGTTCGGTCGACGGCGCGCTGCGGGTCACCGAGCAGGGCGAGGTGATCCATCGCAAGTACGGCATCCGTTCGTTGGCCCTGCGCAACCTTGAGCAGACCACCGGTGCGGTGCTGCGCGCCAGCCTGCGGCCGCGCCCGGCGGAGCCGCGCGAGGCGCATTGGCGCACGGTGATGGAAGACCTGGCCGGCAATGCGCGCGCCGCCTACCGCGGGCTGGTCCACGAGCATCCGGACTTTCCCGC
This window encodes:
- a CDS encoding YecA family protein, which translates into the protein MGRAAGLPWSVAPAIRPVNYPSHAFAHFRESEMSQIEARALQDDELQQLDQLLETYGDADERMDLEMLDGFACAIALAPQPLDLTSQADEVMGRAPAWQEGDEAVFTGLLARFEVRIAQRLAETGDPDDPASLERQMPLIAFPEDIDLDDLDEDDDPMAALPADFPAGLGWGIGFMAGVGLDEDGWDRWAEADERVAELLDQAMELTLCEPEQLQEIGDPEGELPSLDDRMSILAGLPGLLAAVRAARPAGSTRRH
- the ppc gene encoding phosphoenolpyruvate carboxylase; this translates as MDKRSEDAFEAARASDFVPSDGPLRGDVRRLGALVGELLADQVDVAFLEAIEAIRQASIRRRETDAPVDELGALLSRVPDDRVEPTVRAFAAFFQAANLAERVHRIRRRRDYQRAGAAPQPGGLHAVMLALREAGVTLGELGELLPRLRIEPVFTAHPTEAVRRALLEKERTLVACLVGDIDGGRTPDERRTDEARMRMALTSAWQTADAAPEKPRVSDEFEHVSFYLTEVLYRVVPVFYEVLEDAIVQAWGALPAVPPVLRFGTWVGGDMDGNPNVGATTIAGALGVQRALVLEAYRHDLRHLGDLLSQTPSRIGIDAAVLARLARYREMLPEAAARLRPRHADMPYRQLLGLMAARLADTARDGEAAYPGPGALLDDLALLATSLAGNRGEHAGLFAVQRMQRKVQTFGFHLAGLDVRQDSGVHAVAVAALLGDPDWPARSAGERARSLAPLLAGSAAAVAGEGPQPARASLAVFRTLAQARVRYGEAAVGPYIISMSRCAADALAVLALARAGGCVDDHGSVPLDVAPLFETVHDLAGAPAVLQALLADTAYRAHLARRGQRQMVMLGYSDSAKDGGLAAARWALQRAQVELSELGRAEGVHVEFFHGRGGSISRGGGKTERAVIAAPRGSVDGALRVTEQGEVIHRKYGIRSLALRNLEQTTGAVLRASLRPRPAEPREAHWRTVMEDLAGNARAAYRGLVHEHPDFPAYFRAATPIDVIERLRIGSRPSKRPGGDGRPAGVESLRAIPWVFAWSQNRAGLTAWYGVGSGLAHAVARFGLDDVRAMACDWPFFQTFIDDVEMVLAKSDLAIFERYSRLAGPLHAAMYPAIAAEFERTRSQVLAIKAADELLAGDRRLRLSIRLRNPYVDPISLLQVDLLRRWRDGGRVDESLFHALVTTVNGIAAGVQNTG